The Nerophis lumbriciformis linkage group LG07, RoL_Nlum_v2.1, whole genome shotgun sequence genome window below encodes:
- the LOC133609162 gene encoding major histocompatibility complex class I-related gene protein-like: MTCLQASPAPDCRTRTKAELPEVFLLQKTPSSPVTCMATGFYPDLADLFWRKDGEQIFEDVEHGELLPNHDGTFQMSVELKVEVTAEVEGKYECVFQLSGVKEDLVTKLERRSILSNASHEARHGGVELSERVAAEG; encoded by the exons ATGACGTGCCTGCAGGCCTCGCCAGCCCCAGACTGCAGGACCAGGACCAAGGCAG agcttccagaggtgttcctcctccagaagacgccatcctctccagtcacctgcatggcgacaggtttctaccccgacttagccgacctgttttggaggaaagacggcgagcagatcttcgaggacgtggagcacggagagctgctccccaaccacgacggaaccttccagatgtcggtggagctgaaagtggaggtgacggccgaggtggagggcaagtacgaatgtgtgttccagctgtctggcgtcaaggaggacctggtcaccaagctggagagaagaagcatcctgagcaacgcaagccatgaag CTCGCCACGGCGGCGTGGAGCTCTCCGAGAGGGTGGCGGCTGAAGGCTGA